tgattgtttttcatatctttgatctccatgattgtttattttgattgtgtatagttttttttgtgCGTACTCTCTCTCTCGGTCAAAACCCTAATAGTGTTTTTCGTATAGATTTTTCTGAAAAACATGTTCCTGCCCTGTTTGTCGAGACGATTTTGACATACCTATAAAACTCATTCCTttgtgatataatttttatgttaaagaggagtttcttagctttgcaaccaggccaaatttgttgaattccatcacacaatgatttttgtatgattttttgaGTAAAGACCGTGAAATCTAAAAAATTTCTGACGACGTATTCAAGTCCTGAAAACGTGATTCCTGCCCTGTTTGTCGAGACGATTCTGACATACCTATAAAACTCATTCCTttgtgatataatttttatgttaaagaggagtttcttagctttgcaaccagaccaaatttgttgaattccatcacacaatgatttttgtatgattttttgagtaaagaccgtgaaatctaaaaaatttctgaggacgtattcaagtcctgaaaacgtgatttctgccctgtttgtcgagatgattctgacatatctataaaactcattcctttgtgatataatttttatgttaaagaggagtttcttagctttgcaacaagaccaaatttgttgaattccatcacacaatgatttttttatgattttttgagtaaagattgtgaaatccaaaattttctgacgacgtattcaagtcctgaaaacgtgatttctgccctgtttgtcgagatgattctgacatatctataaaactcattcctttgcgatataatttttatgttaaagaggagtttcttagctttgcaacaagaccaaatttgttgaattccatcacacaatgatttttgtatgattttttgagtaaagattgtgaaatctaaaattttctgaagacgtattcaagtcctgaaaacgtgatttcttccctgtttgtcgagatgattctgacatatctataaaactcattcctttgcgatataatttttatgttaaagaggagtttcttagctttgcaacaagaccaaatttgttgaattccatcacacaatgatttttgtatgattttttgaGTAAAGATTGTGAAATCTAAAATTTTCTGAAGACGTATTCAAGTCTTGAAAACGTGATTTCTGCCCTGTTTGGTTTAGACCTTTGGGCACAGCTATCAAACCCATATTTATTTCTTATCATTTTTATGTTAATGAGGGATTCCTCGGCTTTCTAAAGAGACGAAATTTGCTGAATTTCATCACCATAGAATCTCTTCTTtcttgctttgttaagttctagtattagtctaagtactaatgtaactaacatgtcacaccataaaatggaaaaatccagccaatcttctgaaaacaacaagaagaaaaagaatgttaggaagaataagaatacggaaccggaaacggaagtgactacgaattacaaacaatggacaactcgagagactgagaaattattggaactTTTGGTAGATgctacacttgagaagaagaaagacactagtggatgttttactaagagaatagtggaagaggagatacttccaaaacttaaccaagcatgtggttgtgacaaatcttttgagaactataaagggaaacatagatggctgaagactagatttggtcaataccaggatttgtttaaatcttgtacttctggattcggttgggatgatgctaacaagatgattactggatccgacgagatgtggaacaattactttgaggtatgtgtgtgttacttactgacaactaatttgatatttttttcttctattttgtgcagagttctaattcatgctttatcctttatttattttgtgtgttAACAGAGCCATTCAAACCAAACTAACTTAAGAGAAGATAATGGTAAAGACTATGGTGACTTGCTTATTGTTTTTGGGAATAAATGTGCTTCTGGAAAAGttacagttgatcttacccatgagggtacaagtgctagaacctgtgataaggaagatgaacaagataattacttcgatgttgattatactcaacgagagcaatatgatagtgcttttaacgtatcatacgtgggatatggcttagaggaaagtgatgaacaagataaagatgaaactcaagataTGAACACAACGAAAATTCCCGTCAGAAAAACGGCACCAAAGAAAAGACCAAGGTGTGACATTGGTGACTCTTCTACATCAACTAATCCTACTGGGCAGTCTGATTATCTAGAGAAATTGATTGCCAACAGTTCATCGATTGCTTATTCTATTGATTCAATGCATGCTCTTAttgcgaaagagaaagaagaccgcaaaattgaaaaagaaatgcgtagaattgataaggataagaaagataaccaagtatgggatcttgtttatggcatgaatgaaatttctttggaagataagctgaaagtaattgaaatgctggacaacaatcacaagaagaacttattcatacgttttactcctgaagagagaaagttgtggattggttcaaagttaaaagcataaacctgtcatctttgcaagtttctattaggtttaatgggcttttagagttacaacatttgatcgtttttcttcgtaactattagtatttaatatttttttctccaAGTTGAGAACTTATTATTATGGATTGATTGCTACTAATTTTTATGGATTGACATCTTTATGGTTATTATGAttgaatttatgaactttatattctatatgcttattttctatatacatatacttttatgcttttgaaataatgatgattctaataaaaaaagtacttttatcatctttttaggtgaacatgtctgatttggatttatctactgatagtgaagatgaagcctttgatacagaagaagaaagcagtgatgatgaagaggtaaacagcaataatgaatttgaactatccatatttttgaatatactttcagcggtgcattcatggttgatggatataatcaagcaattgcaatacatacaaagtcagcgtattgaaagaccaatgagacgcccagttactttgtttggatataactatataaggagagttttgcgtcaagacccagaagactttcgaagaagttataggatgtaccctgatatttttctaaaactatgttgtatcattagagaaagtacatcattatgtgatacaagatgtgtttctattgaagaaatgcttgatacatttttactcgttgttggccaaagttcacgatattgcacaatacgtgacacatttggtcgctctcgatggacagttagtaaaaacttcaacaggatGTTGCGAGCTTTAAATGCTATAACTCCGAGGATGATGGCTAagccaacaagtgcaactccatttaaaattcgtgagagtacacgattttatccttactttaaggattgcattggagctatggacggtatacatatcccagcaatggtagagaaaagaaatgcagccgtttatcggaatcgacatggaattacatctcaaaatgtgtCAGCGGTTAGCAACTTCGAATTGGAGTTCATATACGTCCTCAGTGGATGGGAAGGGTctgctcatgattcgaaaatacttaaTGACGCAATGATaaaaagaaatggactgaaaataccgcaaggtaattttacttttatctaatgtgaagttttgagttttttggttaagttattttcgggttctacttgacgaagttttctttttgtgttttattcaggtaaatattacttgggggatggtggctttgcaaaccgacgatattgtttaacaccatttcgtgtccaacgttatcatttgaaagaattttctggtacgggtaatcatgcgaaaaaggctgaagaattatttaacatgcgtcatgcttctttgaggaatgtagttgaaagattgtttggtgttgtgaagtctcgtttcttgatctttaagtctcaacctccatttccgtatcaggtgcaagcggagataatgacagcttgtgcaggcctacacaacttcttacgaaaagaatgccgttcagatgggtttccggtcgaggaagaggaagaggaagatagccatccatcaacgcttgtaaatgacgacgaaattttgacacaacaaactcaagaacaacaacgtcaagaagctaatgcatggagaaagagtatagcggatgatatgtgggaaaatgttcgtgaacaaaaggagttagaattgtatggagaccgttaaattgaagggaaaaaaatatcTCGTTACACAAAATAATAtattattgatacagagatatgatcattttcatttatttttttcttttgattaaagatcaatgttatttgcaaatgagggtaaactcccccaaactcccccgaactccctctaataaactctctcaaaatccctacactccccaaactccctgaactcaaaaacaccaaactctctcaaactccctacactctctcaaactctctcaaactctctgagatttaaaatacactcaattcccccgaaatcactcgaggactaaccccctgttagaatttttaacatgctaatgatcataaTCATATCGCATTAGGGCAAAACAAAGATCAAGAATCATTGTATAAAAATGGCCTATGATCAAGTTACACTCATGGTTGTCTTAACTGTGTAAAATTTGTAGTTTCTATAACATTGTATACTAT
This is a stretch of genomic DNA from Papaver somniferum cultivar HN1 chromosome 1, ASM357369v1, whole genome shotgun sequence. It encodes these proteins:
- the LOC113332076 gene encoding uncharacterized protein LOC113332076, with protein sequence MITGSDEMWNNYFESHSNQTNLREDNGKDYGDLLIVFGNKCASGKVTVDLTHEGTSARTCDKEDEQDNYFDVDYTQREQYDSAFNVSYVGYGLEESDEQDKDETQDMNTTKIPVRKTAPKKRPRCDIGDSSTSTNPTGQSDYLEKLIANSSSIAYSIDSMHALIAKEKEDRKIEKEMRRIDKDKKDNQVWDLVYGMNEISLEDKLKVIEMLDNNHKKNLFIRFTPEERKLWIGSKLKA